The following coding sequences lie in one Miscanthus floridulus cultivar M001 chromosome 9, ASM1932011v1, whole genome shotgun sequence genomic window:
- the LOC136479546 gene encoding pentatricopeptide repeat-containing protein At1g03560, mitochondrial-like — protein MVICTELMSSSVRTKRRRRLDGAHPRVEVAAQARSRGQGHVPSPQLTPHPLPSLHFFRSLPNGANLLAHPQHLLSCYVSLLHSFARSRETAGPNAAGQARQLVAELCAHGDAVLRHLALGSSASLIRSLAAFRLSEELLWVWQAMRLAGIEPSRLTYNCLLDGLVNVGLLDTAINVFDAMSTEDRVRPDMVSYNILIKGYCHAGRTQDAMARLADMREQAKLAPDKVTYLTLMQRHYSEGTFPQCIALFQEMEERGMGKEIPQHAYVLVIGALSKDGKPFEALAVFERMLKRGCPANAVEDGARVDPRPHRHNDDAQLASCCSSSWTT, from the coding sequence ACAAAACGACGGCGGCGCTTGGACGGGGCACATCCGCGCGTGGAGGTGGCGGCGCAGGCGCGCTCGCGCGGCCAGGGGCACGTCCCGTCCCCGCAGCTCACCCCGCACCCGCTCCCGTCGCTCCACTTCTTCCGCTCCCTGCCCAACGGCGCCAACCTCCTCGCGCACCCGCAGCACCTCCTCAGCTGCTACGTCTCCCTCCTCCACTCCTTCGCGCGTTCCAGGGAGACCGCCGGCCCCAACGCCGCCGGCCAGGCGCGGCAGCTCGTCGCAGAGCTGTGCGCGCACGGGGACGCTGTCCTGAGGCACCTCGCGCTGGGGTCATCGGCCTCGTTGATCCGCAGCCTCGCGGCGTTCAGACTctccgaggagctgctgtggGTGTGGCAGGCCATGCGCCTCGCCGGCATTGAGCCGTCCAGGCTCACCTACAACTGCCTGCTGGACGGCCTTGTCAACGTTGGCCTCCTTGACACTGCCATCAACGTGTTCGACGCAATGTCCACGGAAGATCGAGTGCGTCCTGACATGGTTTCCTACAACATTCTCATCAAGGGGTACTGCCACGCGGGGAGGACGCAGGATGCGATGGCACGGCTTGCGGATATGAGGGAACAGGCAAAGCTCGCGCCGGACAAGGTGACATACCTCACTCTCATGCAGCGCCATTACAGCGAGGGCACGTTTCCACAATGCATAGCACTGTTCCAAGAGATGGAAGAGAGGGGAATGGGGAAGGAGATACCTCAACATGCTTATGTGCTAGTGATCGGCGCCCTCAGCAAGGACGGGAAACCATTTGAGGCGCTGGCTGTGTTTGAGAGGATGTTGAAGCGAGGTTGCCCAGCCAATGCAGTTGAAGATGGCGCAAGAGTCGATCCACGTCCCCACCGTCACAACGACGATGCCCAACTCGCCTCCTGCTGCTCCAGTTCCTGGACGACCTGA